The following proteins come from a genomic window of Mycobacterium sp. DL:
- a CDS encoding amino acid permease codes for MVVKEPHADSGMEDFGYKESLDRSIGKFASFAAGVSYISILTGTFQLFYFGFGTAGPAYLWSWPLVFVGQMAVALCFMELAAKYPVAGSVYNWSKKLASRLVGWTSGWLMLTASIVTISAVALAYQLNLPRVWSGFQIIGDGSGDYDYAANAVLLGSVLIAFTTLVNALGVRLMARINSSGVFIELIAAVLIAFLLAININRGPDIFFSTNGYGTDESMGFLGAFLIASLASGYVMYGFDTASSLGEETVEPRRTAPKAIARAILASFVIGGAILVFAVMAAPNLQDPQIGESSGGLQYIVEQVMWGPLGTVFLVCIVIAVTVCCLAVHTAAIRLTFAMARDNALPFGEKLATVNPRTQTPIVPAVTIGIIAIVILVINIGQPKIFTVLTSIAIIMIYLAYLMVTGPLLKKRLQGQWPPPDLKEGGYFTMGKWGMPVNIVAVVWGIAMATNLAWPRAAVYGEGWYYEWGAFIYIGIILGAGLLWYFVKGRNHIGTLKSHAAESVPGVRTDG; via the coding sequence ATGGTTGTCAAGGAGCCGCACGCCGACAGTGGCATGGAGGACTTCGGATACAAGGAGTCGCTGGATCGCAGCATCGGCAAGTTCGCCAGCTTCGCGGCCGGGGTCAGCTACATCTCGATCCTGACCGGCACGTTCCAGCTCTTCTATTTCGGCTTCGGCACCGCCGGGCCCGCCTACCTGTGGTCGTGGCCGCTCGTGTTCGTCGGCCAGATGGCCGTGGCGTTGTGCTTCATGGAGTTGGCCGCCAAATACCCCGTCGCCGGCTCGGTCTACAACTGGAGCAAGAAGCTCGCCAGCCGACTGGTCGGCTGGACATCGGGATGGCTCATGCTGACCGCGTCGATCGTGACCATCTCCGCGGTGGCGCTGGCCTATCAGCTCAACCTGCCGCGAGTGTGGAGCGGATTCCAGATCATCGGCGACGGCAGCGGTGACTACGACTACGCCGCCAACGCGGTGCTGCTCGGCAGCGTGCTCATCGCATTCACCACGCTCGTCAACGCACTGGGGGTGCGTCTGATGGCGAGGATCAACAGCTCCGGGGTGTTCATCGAGCTGATCGCCGCGGTTCTCATCGCCTTCCTGCTCGCCATCAACATCAACCGCGGGCCCGATATCTTCTTCTCCACCAACGGTTACGGCACCGACGAGAGCATGGGATTCCTCGGCGCGTTCCTGATCGCGTCGCTGGCGTCCGGCTACGTGATGTACGGGTTCGACACGGCGAGCTCGCTGGGTGAGGAGACGGTGGAGCCCCGGCGCACCGCGCCCAAGGCGATCGCGCGGGCGATCCTGGCATCCTTCGTGATCGGCGGCGCGATCCTGGTGTTCGCGGTGATGGCCGCACCCAACCTGCAGGATCCTCAGATCGGGGAGAGCAGCGGTGGCCTGCAGTACATCGTCGAGCAGGTGATGTGGGGTCCTTTGGGAACCGTCTTCCTGGTCTGCATCGTGATCGCGGTGACCGTGTGCTGCCTGGCGGTGCACACCGCGGCGATCCGGCTGACCTTCGCGATGGCCCGGGACAACGCGCTGCCGTTCGGCGAGAAACTGGCCACCGTCAATCCCAGGACCCAGACGCCGATCGTCCCGGCGGTCACGATCGGCATCATCGCGATCGTCATCCTGGTCATCAACATCGGTCAGCCCAAGATCTTCACGGTGCTGACGTCGATCGCCATCATCATGATCTACCTCGCTTACCTGATGGTGACCGGACCGCTGCTCAAGAAGCGCTTGCAGGGGCAGTGGCCGCCGCCGGATCTCAAAGAGGGCGGCTACTTCACGATGGGCAAGTGGGGGATGCCGGTCAACATCGTGGCCGTCGTCTGGGGCATCGCGATGGCCACCAACCTCGCGTGGCCCCGCGCCGCGGTCTACGGCGAGGGCTGGTACTACGAGTGGGGGGCGTTCATCTACATCGGCATCATCCTGGGTGCCGGCCTGCTGTGGTATTTCGTCAAGGGCCGCAACCACATCGGTACGTTGAAGTCGCACGCGGCGGAGTCCGTTCCGGGAGTTCGCACGGATGGCTGA